The following nucleotide sequence is from Ptychodera flava strain L36383 unplaced genomic scaffold, AS_Pfla_20210202 Scaffold_33__1_contigs__length_2856901_pilon, whole genome shotgun sequence.
ACAAACAAGGTAATAAAAACGTAACGATTAGTATTTTATGTAAAGAGACACCAACGGTAACTCCACTCTCTCAGTTCTCCCACAATGAATAGAACATAAGACTACACAAAGACGAACAGTAAAAGACCTGCACTGGAAATGGAAGACGTCCTGAAAATCGGTGAATGCACAGTCACTTGTGGTCTGTTCCGCTCTGCCATGGACGGGtgtatgcctgagaagaagacgAACTATGCGCACATCTATGAGGCGCATCGACGCGGAGCGGAATAGACAACATGTGACTGTGGTGAGTGAAAAACAGCAAGACAAGATCCTAGCCCGTACAATGAATCGACGAGAAACCACACAACATTCCAGCTACAGTAAACGTTGTGAACAACGTACATAAATGGATACAGCATGGGCCAAACAAGGATCACAATACCAAACGGTCTTTTTAAAGGCCAACACATACTCAAAAAGGATAGTTAACTTATCAACACTGTGCCATGCCTCAAAACCaaaaatgtacactaaaattacacatcaaattaaaaataaacacgGGGTAACATCATAAGGCGGCACAGAAGCAGAGAAGCAAAAAGCACATCACAAAGATGTCGCATTACACAagcacaaaccaaaatgaaTATCCATACTGAATTTCCCCTTCTAAAATTCAGAATAGAATGCATCCCATGTCGAAGGCATGTTAtgaagaacactatcagaaaacggtgagATATCAATCAAACAGTAAGATAAAGGAAGTGGAATAACATACACTAATGATTACAAAATGAGGAAGCGTCAAAAGTTACTCGTCAACCAATGATTTCAAACAAAGTTTACAACTGACAACTTATAACgcagaaaaaatacaacattttgacagaaacgcACAATATTAAACATGTTGACGGTCACATGTATCTATCTGtcaatctagtaaacacaatacgaacatGACCTTGAacacaactgaacaaaattagacatcctaaaGCAtccagaatgaaagaacaaacttccagtgggacaacatagcAATACATACATTCTGCCAATataccacacaatttatccactgaagatgaacttgaggcaactgatgaagaaagtctggcaaactttcgaaGTAGTGTCGTATATAGCGTGTAAGGATCGTAGTGTCGTACGTAGTCTCTCCACTCTGTAGCACAGTTTGCATCGACACaaagattacagctgtgtctcgccgtgcCAAATCGGTTCTATATACAAGACAGTgtaacaaaaaatacacactactatacattaaacgcaaactaCCAATATATGAACactgtgttgagttgctttcaCTTTACTAACTTTTACTTGAACAGTTTTGCCATTGTACTGTATCCTGGAGATACTCAGAAATATAAAACAATGgacaaacagaaaacaacagACACTCCAACTCTTAGCAGCACGAGGTGAAAAACGTGACTGTGCCTTTACAAATTCATAATTAGAAAAGGCGGGTTTGCGCAGTGATGAAAACTTGGGGTTATGAGCATTGCCTCAAGTTGAGACACTTTTATAAGTAGAGTGACATCTGTCACACTGTCTTTCTCAAAGCTACGAAAGATGGACAGTAACAGTAGCACCAACAACTCGTCAGGTGATGGGTTTTCCATTTCCATTGTGCCGGCACCAATTCTGACGATGTACCTGACTGTTGCAGCGCTCTGTGTTACCCTGAACGCTGGCATGATTGCAGTTGTCTACATGGACAAAAAACTGCACACCATACCCAATATGCTCGTCTGCAGTATGGCGGTGACGGACCTCCTCGTCGGTGTTGCCAACATTCCTCTTTACATCGCCTCGAAATTCAGCGTGTTCAGATACCTCTACCAGTGCATCTTAGCTCTCAGTTTCACAATATTTCTCAGCATGGCATCGACTTACCATTTATTGCTTATAGCTGTTGACAGATACCTTTCTATTGTATACGCGTTGAGGTAAGCTGCATTTATCTTAGCCACCAACTGAATTCGTTTTCTAAATAAGTATTTCGTCTAAAATGACGAAGGATTGAAAAGAATCCttcttttcagtttttagtgTGCACGGTCAAGTTTTCTCTCTTCAACTccgatatatatttatttgccaCAACTTTCttcttttaaagattaaatatgCATTCAAAACATAGTACGTTATAATGTTGGCATGTGTAACCGTATTTTCTAGATAATCATTATTTGTTACCTTCTTTAGCGTATTTTCGTTTTCCACCTTTTATCGATAGTATGAGTATGTCACCTTTTAAAGATTGTATTCTCGGCACGCTATCACTATTCTATTTAGATATAGATGATTTATAATAAGAATTATCAGTTAATCAATAAATTTGTACATAATTActcaatatcgcctgttcctgtgtcgtatcaacattcgtgtcatttgtgatccgtcagacactcgacttcgtctcgtgtctgacgcatcacaaatgacactcatgctgatacgacacaggaacaggtgatattgggtaataacagatttatcatatacccatcccaaaaattttacaaatactgaAGAAAAGCCTTTAAGTTTGAGGCTTTATTTTATTACGCCTTGTGCATAAATGTCGAAATATTTGTGTGAACAGGTTTCATTTATAAACTATAAGCTTACCACGACCTTGCCAAGAAGTCAACATCACGAGCGACATCACTGCCAGTCCTAAATATCTCAATGAACCCTACGAAGAAAGACACTGGGATTCAAAAATCGTTGTACAGGGGCATCTTTTTAAGGGGCAATACGCTATTACAATTGTACCCTATCAAAAACTGTCCCccgctttaaatctatcctgatttcgatcgcgcTCTGTCGTCGTACGACACAGAGAGGAGCCACCATATCGTTTGTTCACTCTGAGAGTTTTCACATCAACAGGTGTCGCTCGTGTGGCATCGCTGTCGAGCCACGTGCTCGCTACTTGTCCGGAGGTATACCgtgccgtgcgaacggcagaatatTTGCTCGACCTTGTCTAAAAAATACTagaactttaacagaaaaaccATGAGAAAACATTCCATGACTCGACATATTATTTCCGAATTTAGAAACCCGAAATATCCATGTTCCTCAAAGCACTTCAATTTTTCACGTCGTCGACACTGATCTCCGCAGGCGTAGAtctgcagccattttgtttgtttacgtgaTTTACCATCAAAGTGCAAATATAGTTCCTGAACACTCAAAAACCGATGACGtgtatcgtgcatatctcgatgTTTACCGTGATATATcgtggctgatattttacggtaatcGTCACTAGGATGAGGCGATATGGGCATTGGTATATTATGTATTTATCAGTGTACTCGTTCATGCACTGTTTTATGATTGCTTGTTTCGATTATTTGACAGTTGTTCGAGACCCAAATTTATATCTTTTGTAGTTGACTGCAATCTTGCAAGAGGAAATAATGAGATGCTATACTCTATGATTAAAAGGTACTAACCAAAATGATGCATACTCATATGTTTGGCTTATAGCTATTACACTAGTCTTACCCCAGCGTCAATATTAATGTTCAATTTGCAGATATGGGACCATGATGACCAATGTGCGTGCCTGTTCCTTGCTAGCTTTTTTGTGGTTATGGTCCTTGATTGTGAGCATCCTGCCGACGATTGGCTGGCGTAAACCGGAAGCCGCCATATTGATGACGCCATTGACTGGAAGCTGCAGGTTCGGCCTCTTCTTCGTGGAAAGTTATGCAATCGCCATAAGTGTTAACACTTCTGTTGCAGGTAAGTGATTCTGTTTGTTCGTCTGTTCGGTGTTTTAGAAATCGCATATGGATATGGTAAATGATGTTAAGTCGTCAGGTGAGCATGTGCAAAATGTGAGTCTAACACCAACTTTTGTAGATGACACCGTTGAGTGGCAATAGTTAGCTTAGCAGAAAATTCATACTTGATAAAATGTGCTATTATATGTTTCCTTTTACGTCGGAAAGCAAATGAGATATGAGACATTCAATCCAGCCAGCAACTAATATGACAGACATTCGGTGACGTAGTTGATCACGTTAGGACTACAGATTTACATGCATTAGCATATGCCATGACACTGCTTTTTCATACAAATACTTTGACATGAATCAAAGTTTTGGGTTatccaaaaaaaaatttatcaaaagtgagcggaaaattcaatttaatcTTGTTAAATCTGCTGTCATGCACGAGTCAAAACCAAagcaatacaaaacaaaaaccaaccaaacaaacaaacaaaaaaaaaaaactaagaaatGCGGACTTACGCTGTTGAAGTGCCACTAACGCTGTTGAAGTGCCACGTCCTGTAACGCCTTATCTGTAGCAACAAGTGTAATATCGGAAAATGTACGGCTGTTTGAAAGCAATATGTACGATTAGATAGACGACCACGGCAATGAGCAATCGCAAATAAAAGTGCTGGGGCTCCATATAACGTAAGCACCTTCATCTGTTTCCATTTTCCAGTTGCTACCATGTTCATACTCTACGGTTGTATATTCAAGTATGCGCGGGAACAAACTCGTAAAATTCTTGCAACCGCTGTGACCCAAGAAACGTCCAAGAACTCGTTTAAAGAATCCAAGCTAAAGCAAAACATACGGACTTGTGTTGTCCTGTTTGTAATAATGGGTTGCTATCTGCTGTGTATGATTCCGTCCAATGTGATCCTAGCCATAGAATTCGTCGGAGACGGTGACACGGCTAACAACGTGCCTTACTTCGCGGGTACGGTGATGGCGTTCTTCAACTCTGCTTTGAACCCATTAATATATGGAAGTTGCAACCGACCATTAAGATTGGCGATCAAGTCCCGACTTCTTCGTATTCGCTGCAAGAAGAAACCAACGCTCAATCTCACTACATAATCATCGGATGTTTTCAGGAATGGACGAAACGTATTAATTACAtgttaacatgattggaactaatttgggataatcggatcttcatatttttcaaatttataaaaaaaatgctaggtgccatatagctgaatgttgttatattacaaattactcataaaaataagtgtacaacttgaaaagaaaagcacaTAAGGTTACATTTGTGGATTAAACAGAcataacttcaccatccaattatcccaaattagttccaatcgtgttgtttatattaatgaaaaagaaacaaaaaggtAGAATTCGTCTAAGAGGCAGACATTTTAACTCTCAAACATTTATACTATTTTTGTCTGCCTCATGTTGGCGCTCATTCAAACGCACGCTGCATAAATAAAGTTTTAGCCAGCCTacttttttagaaataaaaatttgattttccccATAGATTTAAGCGCAGGGatttgtagccattttgaattgcaaatgtCAGTACAATTTGGACAATTTAATTTAGAGGGATACAACATCAATGACATTTACTGAGATATAgctgttttgtatttcattttgtcgTAATGTAAGATCATTTTAATATGTCATAAAACAGTTGTGAAACTAAAAATACTGCTGTTAATCGGCAGAGTTTTTAAGTTTGCTGTAATGttatgttttaatatttggtaattaGACTTTGTTCAACTCGgtgaatatttaaaaactaaaaTCATATGCTGTAGTTTTTCTTgcgtctctcctatttcatataAACCTACTTGGAATCTGGCAGCCAAGGACACGTTTTCCTAGCaattgaacgcgttaccttttaGTGTACGCAGTTGTTAATCTGTTTCTGCCggtgattccgggagaaactcccctgtatagcgttgaCCCTattcatcgcgttcaccccactctcTCGTTTCACattaaaacagaacacaaatcatcgcgtttaccatactcaaacattcacaaataacAGACTTGAACGAAATCTATATCGTTACATGTGAGGAAACATACCGGGATGAAACACTTATGTAGCAATACTAAAATTTCTATAACAACGTCGCTTCCAAACGAAAAATATTGACGTGGGTGTCCAAAAACATGCGTAGTAATAACCTCGTCATCCAATGCAGGTGCGCACGTGGCTTGAGCAGATCGTAGCTTATTACTTCCGacctttgaaaaatattgcaattaaAATCGCTCATGCTACGTAAATCTGTGACGAAAAtaacttttcttttcaaaacaacGAGGTAGCAATTTCCGTTCTTCCCACATGCCTAGTGGCTACGTAGGGAGGCTAATATTGCAAACCTTACCATGAAACTGAAAGATGTGATGTAACCTCGATTGGCTATGTTACACGCTTTGCCAAGCATGCCTAGCTAGCTTAAGAGAGTGTTCAGTGGGGAAGGGGAAGCCCGACAAAGTCAATTGCGAATATAATATCAAAAATAGAAATCTGCAAAGAGGACTATGcctttttcaaacagcacaaaAGGgtgaaatgatttcaaaaatatatcctGTCACGAATCTTTGTTTCAGTGTACAAAATATTCTGGAAAAAAGGGTCATTCTCCTTGAGCTTTCATTCTCTGAATACAGCACACAACTATCCGAATACATGTATTTAGGCCTATATCTAACTAACTTTTTGTCAACAGTATAATCAAAGTCTACGGGCATACCAGAGATTTAAAGAGCAGAGTTTGAATAGCAGGTTCTTAGCGTGCCGTGGCTGACGTTAGCCAAAACATAAGGTCTGGGAGATATGGCTTTGCTTATACCATTATATGGGGCCAATTAGCCAAAAATTATGacagaaattattttcaatcTTATATGGAATTGTATCAAAGTAACATCTTCTTGGGTAAAAGAAGTTGCTCATCACCTGCAAGTGGGAGCTGCCCGGGTAAAATTTAGGGCATTTACAGGGGATAAAATGTTTTAACATATTGCACTTAATGTATTTGAAGTTTCAATGTCAAGAGCTTTCATAAAAATGTTGGAAGTGTTAACGTATGACACACAGCTGAGCCAGAACCTCATTGATTGTGGCACCAACTGCAGAAGACATATGAGATTTGATACAAATTATCGACATATGATAGTGGACACAAATTATCTTTAATCCATTGGGAATCGATATCATGTAAAATCTATTCAGAATGATACATTTATTACACTGAATTTATCTGAAAATTCAATTAATAACCTTTTAATGTATTTTCGGGAGATACTTACCTTTGAGATATGGCTTAACCTGTAGGTTATATATTGACGCTTCATATAACACAAGAATGTAATTATCGAAATAGATGATTTTCCTTCATTTAGGATCAGTATCAAAGTAAGAACTTATGAGGATATTAGATTTACTGCAATAACTATATTTGAAGTTTCTACATCGGCAGCTTTGTAATAAAAATTTTGGAAGTGTTTACTTATGCGAAATGGCTAAGCCTACACCTTATACATTTGGGGCCACACTTGTGACACAAAACACATTATACTTGACACAAGTTATTTTAACTTCATGATGGATCAATAAATGTAAGATCTAATTACAATAACTCATTTATACGGTTGCGTCACTGAAGTACGATAAGAAGGAAGTCATTGCAATCCCATGATGCTTGTGATTGCATCATCCCTCGCCATTGCCCAACTTCAATAGTTTTTACCTTCATCAAGATTTGAAAGCAATAAAGGTATTCTAAAGTTACtgagaaaactgaaaaaaaactgaTAATACTAGTAGATCGTTTAGgctttgggataattagatattattccctaatatttttcttcgttcagctcggaaaatactcgtgacgtaatgaccatgtcaccacgagtcgaagacgagtggtgacatggtcattacgtcacgagtattttccgagctgaacgaagaagaatattagggaataatatacttatcacatgcacaagccaagaattcgttattttttgcaaaataaaataagttttctatgacgattccgcgtttaaacttttgaactactttaggaataataaCAGTaagccgtgcacaagttgtcaatcatttccagtcgtccgtcgtgtgagttagcgctcacgttcgttagtgtgtggagcaaatgacagctctcgatctacacgtaggctaccttccgcaaagtcatactctatttcaaagatagcatagtcctagaaatttatcacagacgaagatacgctattttttgGGAACAAATAttgactgaatctcgacggcgcgaatactgcctgaccctgtttgcaatgcgtacggaacccacggtatacgcgaccaccttcgagttcgttgtttccgcaaattattcacgtaatacCTTCGGAATAtccaggcggtacactcttgtgtttacattgttcggattattaatgtcgtagtctgtgaaaatatcgatttcattacatgacttttgatcgttggagaaacatcggccgccacgttgtttgtttacatatttacgagcacaccgaagatcgacaaaaaaaaggtccgacgcaccaaaattgatgacatagacgcgggttgtcgtgacgtagaacgaccagagaataaatcccgtattttttgttcggagacgacaaacttggcttgtgcatgtgataaagcATATTACATGATCGCTTTGACCTTCAGCACCTTTGACGAAGACGATAAAGAACATCTTAAAATTGTCTTTTTCGAAAAGTAAACTACTATGAACCGTAAACAGTCACTTTGTTGAGATACAGATAACATGGCTGCACGAACTTATTGACTTATTAAAACTTGTACAAATTTATTCAAACCTTTTATATTTCTAGAGTAGTTGTGAAAAGTGGCCATGGgataataataaatattcaaTGTTAGTCAAAAGCtgcaaaacatgcaaattaaataCTTTCGTTATTTTTGATTGGGAGACTCGACAAATGAATGGTCGTTGGTTGTACTGTTTAGAAGAGTTGATTTCCTTTTTTATGAAAAGAAATCGGCATATCTGA
It contains:
- the LOC139127546 gene encoding adenosine receptor A2b-like; the encoded protein is MDSNSSTNNSSGDGFSISIVPAPILTMYLTVAALCVTLNAGMIAVVYMDKKLHTIPNMLVCSMAVTDLLVGVANIPLYIASKFSVFRYLYQCILALSFTIFLSMASTYHLLLIAVDRYLSIVYALRYGTMMTNVRACSLLAFLWLWSLIVSILPTIGWRKPEAAILMTPLTGSCRFGLFFVESYAIAISVNTSVAVATMFILYGCIFKYAREQTRKILATAVTQETSKNSFKESKLKQNIRTCVVLFVIMGCYLLCMIPSNVILAIEFVGDGDTANNVPYFAGTVMAFFNSALNPLIYGSCNRPLRLAIKSRLLRIRCKKKPTLNLTT